A single window of Nyctibius grandis isolate bNycGra1 chromosome Z, bNycGra1.pri, whole genome shotgun sequence DNA harbors:
- the LOC137676251 gene encoding endogenous retrovirus group K member 24 Gag polyprotein-like: MGNTLSKEEEAVVKLLQHILSTRGLKYDLTTLKALLLWAKERALIPTVSAAFDAATWENMGAKLWDEITLGSKDTGKIPTVWRVVTETLKSMKAERLAASSAFAALTPENQTESKSKDATSATALLFLGPTFPSAPTKVVAGGQALLQDHQEKPGSSQPMAPPLPPQKEEEEDFPPPPPELEKVLSRSASLTPRPYPPLSPSTPPTPCTKAGVSGLGDSQLQELLHKLESLKAKTEAPRPPDTGSRNPFLPDSSQPEQQQRPPMTVVPGMGAVGGGDVDTGLCGSGSPVDPRRRWRGVIIEGQFQTINPMAFSVVIDQNGDNMWEALDWKMIKEAKTALTQYGLKSPYAQSILQHIFSAHLLTPYDTKMLITALLTPSQQIQFFQHWHSACKAAAVIPSQHNDPLFGIRAEVLIGTGDYASTVVQLQLPAAALQLSQDLAFRALSSIHDEKAAPAFTNVKQGPTEPYGKFIDRLHDAIQLHPDLNDDMKVRFLDLLAFDNANEKAKKALSLLSRGSSTATLIEAAERMLAQDNATVMAAAVGAAVRSSLQQTQ; encoded by the coding sequence ATGGGAAATACGCTGTCTAAAGAAGAAGAGGCAGTcgtgaaactcctccaacatattcTCTCCACGAGAGGCTTAAAATATGACCTGACTACCTTGAAGGCTCTATTGCTATGGGCAAAAGAAAGAGCATTAATCCCCACAGTCAGTGCGGCTTTCGATGCTGCCACCTGGGAAAATATGGGTGCAAAGCTGTGGGATGAAATTACGTTGGGTTCCAAGGATACAGGCAAAATCCCCACTGTGTGGAGAGTAGTTACTGAAACCTTAAAGAGTATGAAAGCCGAGCGTTTGGCTGCTTCGTCAGCTTTTGCAGCCCTGACGCCCGAGAATCAAACTGAATCAAAATCAAAGGACGCTACTTCGGCCACAGCGCTCCTTTTTTTGGGGCCCACTTTTCCATCTGCCCCAACAAAAGTAGTAGCGGGGGGacaagctctgctgcaggaTCATCAGGAAAAGCCTGGCTCCTCTCAACCTATGGCACCCCCGTTACCTCcacaaaaagaagaagaggaagacttCCCACCACCGCCACCAGAACTAGAGAAGGTGCTGTCTCGCTCAGCGTCGCTGACACCACGGCCGTACCCACCTCTGTCTCCATCAACTCCCCCAACACCCTGCACCAAGGCTGGTGTGAGCGGCTTGGGAGACTCCCAGCTACAAGAGCTCCTGCATAAATTGGAATCGCTCAAGGCGAAGACTGAGGCTCCAAGACCGCCAGACACCGGATCGCGAAATCCTTTTCTTCCGGACTCTTCGCAACCGGAGCAACAACAGCGACCACCCATGACTGTGGTACCGGGGATGGGGGcggtgggaggaggagatgtGGACACAGGGTTGTGCGGATCTGGTTCTCCTGTAGACCCGAGGCGTAGGTGGCGGGGTGTAATAATAGAAGGGCAGTTTCAAACGATTAATCCAATGGCATTCTCCGTTGTCATAGATCAAAATGGTGATAATATGTGGGAGGCCTTAGATTGGAAAATGATAAAAGAGGCGAAAACTGCGCTAACGCAATATGGGTTAAAATCTCCTTATGCTCAATCAATTttacaacatattttttctgctcACTTGTTAACCCCTTATGATACAAAGATGCTAATTACTGCACTATTAACACCTTCCcaacaaatacagttttttcaGCACTGGCATTCTGCTTGCAAGGCCGCTGCAGTAATCCCCAGTCAACACAACGACCCATTATTTGGGATTCGGGCAGAAGTACTGATAGGGACGGGCGATTACGCAAGCACAGTTGTACAGCTGCAGCTTCCCGCAGCTGCGTTACAACTCAGTCAAGATTTGGCTTTTAGGGCGCTTTCTAGCATACATGATGAGAAAGCGGCACCAGCTTTTACTAATGTAAAACAAGGACCAACAGAGCCTTATGGAAAATTCATTGATAGGCTGCATGATGCCATCCAATTGCATCCGGATTTGAATGATGACATGAAAGTCCGATTTTTGGATCTTTTAGCATTTGATAATGCCAATGAAAAAGCGAAAAAAGCCCTCAGTTTGCTGTCGCGAGGGTCAAGTACTGCTACTCTAATAGAGGCAGCCGAACGGATGCTGGCCCAAGATAATGCTACAGTTATGGCAGCTGCAGTTGGAGCTGCAGTGAGATCGTCACTCCAACAGACCCAGTGA